One stretch of Bacteroidota bacterium DNA includes these proteins:
- the bshC gene encoding bacillithiol biosynthesis cysteine-adding enzyme BshC, whose translation MELINYRHLSDREAVTNLFADYNSNFDKVAKYYSGNFQDKKSWEKTIHSIQKNRYERQLLHRVLNDQNREFHGGIKTLANIDLIGNDNTLAVVTGQQLGIFTGPLYTIYKAITAVRLAEKLAVDFPEYNFVPIFWLEGEDHDFAEINKVKYINSSNELSFAEYLVGGKPLEKNIGATGNIVFDEYIDNFFAALDSTMPKSNFSPALFEMLRGYYKQGNTFLKAFTGFFNHVYEDSGLIFINANNPELKKIVSKIFVNEINSNSESSKLVIQKSVELEEHYHAQIKAKALNLFMLHKGGRHLIEPSDSGDYYLKNLRQRFTKEELLAIAENTPELLSPNVVTRSLCQDTLLPTVAYVGGPGEIAYFAQLKSVYEYFQVTMPIIYPRASVTLMEEKIQKVLEKYSLDLEEMFGDVDGVLRKVSEQVSEVKVDGLFEILNTRITEALNEARFGIQQIDQTLNGTIDGTIGKFQQQLDVLKQKTQKAQQQKEEISLKQITKAALNIFPDGNFQEREFSVIHYLNKYGPDFVKWVSNEIAIDKFQHQVITL comes from the coding sequence ATGGAATTAATCAATTATCGGCATCTTTCAGACCGTGAGGCGGTGACTAATCTCTTTGCGGATTACAATTCAAATTTTGACAAGGTTGCAAAGTATTACTCCGGTAATTTTCAGGATAAAAAATCATGGGAAAAAACGATTCATTCAATTCAAAAGAATCGATATGAGCGACAGTTGCTCCATCGAGTGTTGAATGATCAGAATCGTGAATTTCACGGTGGAATTAAGACACTCGCAAATATTGATCTGATAGGAAACGATAATACCTTAGCTGTGGTGACAGGCCAGCAATTAGGGATTTTTACAGGACCTTTATATACGATCTACAAGGCAATCACTGCCGTTAGACTTGCAGAAAAACTGGCGGTAGATTTTCCCGAGTATAACTTTGTCCCGATATTTTGGCTGGAAGGTGAAGATCATGATTTTGCTGAGATCAATAAAGTAAAATATATCAACTCATCCAATGAACTTTCTTTTGCAGAATATTTGGTTGGAGGAAAACCGTTAGAAAAAAATATCGGTGCTACCGGAAACATTGTTTTTGATGAATACATCGACAATTTTTTTGCAGCTCTTGATTCGACAATGCCGAAATCAAATTTCTCTCCAGCGTTATTTGAAATGCTGCGAGGATACTATAAACAAGGCAATACATTTCTGAAGGCATTCACAGGGTTCTTCAATCATGTGTATGAAGATTCGGGATTAATTTTTATCAATGCTAACAATCCCGAATTGAAAAAAATAGTGTCAAAAATATTTGTCAACGAAATTAATTCCAATTCAGAATCATCCAAACTGGTGATACAGAAAAGCGTAGAGCTGGAAGAGCATTATCACGCACAGATAAAAGCTAAAGCACTGAATCTCTTTATGCTCCATAAAGGAGGAAGACATTTAATTGAACCGTCAGACAGTGGAGATTATTATCTGAAAAATCTGCGTCAACGATTTACCAAAGAAGAATTACTGGCCATTGCAGAAAACACTCCAGAACTGCTTTCACCCAATGTAGTAACGCGTTCCTTGTGTCAAGACACACTCCTTCCGACCGTTGCATATGTTGGCGGACCGGGCGAGATTGCCTATTTTGCTCAATTAAAATCAGTCTATGAGTACTTTCAAGTCACAATGCCTATCATTTATCCACGCGCTAGTGTTACATTGATGGAAGAAAAAATTCAGAAAGTGCTTGAGAAATATTCTTTGGATCTGGAAGAAATGTTTGGCGATGTGGATGGCGTATTAAGAAAAGTATCTGAACAGGTTTCCGAAGTAAAAGTTGACGGACTGTTTGAAATTCTCAATACCAGAATTACCGAAGCATTGAATGAAGCGCGGTTTGGCATTCAGCAGATAGACCAGACGCTGAATGGAACAATCGACGGAACAATTGGAAAATTTCAGCAACAGTTGGATGTACTGAAACAAAAAACGCAGAAAGCTCAACAACAAAAAGAAGAAATCTCGTTGAAGCAAATTACAAAAGCGGCGTTGAACATTTTCCCCGATGGAAATTTTCAGGAACGGGAATTCAGTGTGATCCATTATCTCAACAAATATGGACCTGACTTTGTGAAGTGGGTTTCAAATGAAATAGCGATAGATAAATTTCAACATCAAGTGATAACATTGTAA
- a CDS encoding SDR family NAD(P)-dependent oxidoreductase — protein MTKLSGKIAIVTGGTGGLGKVVVERLLESGARVIATHTGSKKSVDVVTALQKRYLQMEGINVDVTSEDSVKKFYQEIHLRIGKIDILCNLVGGVNKKKFIDEITLDEWNKMMELNLLSCFLMVREVIQEMKNNGFGRIINIAAMPAIAPEAKRGGYGVAKAGVIALTKTVAEEVKEFGNITVNAIAPSIILTEENKTWGTEADFKKWVTPLQIAEMIDHLCSDAGVAINGQVIQMYGKV, from the coding sequence ATGACGAAACTTTCAGGAAAAATAGCGATCGTTACCGGAGGAACTGGTGGATTGGGTAAAGTTGTCGTCGAACGGTTATTAGAATCAGGAGCCAGAGTTATTGCGACTCATACAGGAAGTAAAAAATCTGTAGATGTTGTGACGGCTTTACAAAAAAGATATTTACAGATGGAAGGAATTAACGTTGATGTCACTTCCGAAGATTCCGTAAAGAAGTTTTACCAAGAAATACATTTGCGCATTGGAAAGATAGACATTCTATGTAATCTCGTCGGTGGAGTGAACAAAAAAAAATTCATTGACGAAATAACATTGGATGAATGGAACAAAATGATGGAACTGAATCTCCTCTCATGTTTCTTGATGGTGAGAGAAGTGATTCAAGAGATGAAGAATAACGGATTTGGAAGAATCATCAATATTGCCGCAATGCCGGCGATAGCTCCCGAAGCAAAAAGGGGAGGATATGGAGTCGCAAAAGCTGGTGTTATTGCACTGACAAAAACTGTTGCAGAAGAAGTAAAAGAATTCGGAAATATTACCGTCAATGCCATTGCACCAAGCATCATATTGACGGAAGAAAATAAGACTTGGGGAACAGAAGCGGATTTTAAAAAATGGGTAACTCCTCTTCAAATAGCAGAAATGATCGATCATCTTTGCTCTGACGCTGGCGTTGCGATTAATGGACAAGTTATTCAAATGTACGGTAAGGTATAG
- a CDS encoding GatB/YqeY domain-containing protein: MGLKEKLMQDLTTSMKSGDKLKTDTLRMLRAQVLEFEKSGAGREMNADDDMKILLSAVKKRKDSIEMYEKANRKDLADKEAKEIEIVQEYLPKQMSKEEAETVISKIISEAGSKELSKVMPLVMKELKGKLEGKIINEIVKQKIA; the protein is encoded by the coding sequence ATGGGATTAAAAGAAAAGCTTATGCAGGATTTAACTACTTCAATGAAATCCGGTGACAAGTTAAAGACAGATACACTGCGCATGCTTCGAGCTCAAGTATTGGAATTCGAAAAGAGCGGAGCTGGACGAGAGATGAACGCCGACGACGATATGAAAATACTACTTTCCGCAGTGAAAAAGCGGAAAGATTCAATTGAGATGTATGAAAAAGCAAACAGAAAAGATCTGGCAGACAAGGAAGCAAAAGAGATTGAGATCGTGCAGGAATATCTTCCAAAACAAATGAGCAAGGAAGAAGCTGAAACTGTTATTTCGAAAATTATTTCTGAAGCTGGTTCAAAAGAATTAAGCAAAGTGATGCCCCTTGTGATGAAAGAGTTAAAAGGGAAGCTGGAAGGAAAAATTATTAACGAAATTGTCAAACAAAAAATAGCATAA
- a CDS encoding CvpA family protein, with protein MTFIDIVIGMILIGFMISGFKNGFVKKIVGIICLVVALIAGAKFSTDVNELVFAEIGITGSTGFVLSFILIVLAITFAQSLIYKIMFKEMFDAMWNKILGIFMGLFEGTIAISITLIVLSIFLGLPSTETRTSSDLYKPIKNFAPMVFDQVNTFLPESKDFYYEILNFASDEKKKMEKK; from the coding sequence ATGACCTTTATCGACATTGTTATCGGAATGATACTGATAGGATTTATGATATCAGGATTTAAAAACGGATTTGTTAAAAAAATCGTTGGTATTATTTGCCTCGTGGTTGCTCTTATAGCAGGTGCAAAATTTTCCACTGATGTGAACGAATTGGTCTTTGCTGAGATTGGCATCACCGGTAGTACAGGATTCGTTCTTTCTTTTATTTTAATTGTTTTGGCGATTACATTTGCGCAGTCGCTAATTTATAAGATTATGTTCAAGGAAATGTTTGATGCTATGTGGAATAAAATCCTCGGTATTTTTATGGGACTATTCGAAGGGACAATTGCCATCAGCATTACTTTGATCGTATTAAGTATTTTTCTCGGACTCCCATCCACGGAAACACGTACTTCATCCGATTTATATAAACCGATTAAGAATTTTGCTCCGATGGTATTCGATCAGGTGAATACTTTTCTTCCCGAATCAAAGGATTTCTATTACGAAATTCTCAATTTCGCCTCCGACGAGAAGAAAAAGATGGAGAAGAAATAA
- a CDS encoding endonuclease MutS2: MSQFDAAADKLDLQKILHRIQFYASSELGKEAAESIEPISDLESISLEHNRVSEMKRVLEGEGAFPVDGIKDIRLSLQQSTIENNVLSTRELLNIASTLQAGRNIKSFIEKRKVYLSQLNLLTSSISIFKEIEFNINQAIDSNAEVKDSASKELRSIRQSISDKQSAIRKALEKILRATAEQGMVRDEIVTTRDGRMVIPIKAELKNKFPGFIHSASSSGQTVFIEPSETLTYNNEITELFFKEKREVERILRELTRQIFQVVSEIRETINILTHIDLCYAKARYSIEIKGNKPFLKENGSLVIIQGYHPILLLRHERNSIIPLGIEVGNSFTTLLITGPNAGGKTVALKALGILSLMVQSGIHVPVSPDSEFPIFKKIFVLMGDNQSIENDLSTYSSQVLQIKKITEQADDTSLVLIDEIGSNTDPTEGGAIAAAVIEHLTSAGALTVATSHQASLKAFVHNAQGMENGAMEFDQETLIPTYRFKVGLPGSSYALEIAERLGVSEAIISNAKSMLGEQKAKLEQLILELENRSQLLEQKLSTADTDSKKYKELSLSYESKLLDLNKEVREVKRKAVEEAKLIIDRASSTVENTVREIKTQQADREAIRKGKNQIAELEKEIEVLEKEITNTISADSDVHLDIKLNDLVVLRSGGQTGTVLTLPDKNGNLQVAFNSIKAKVHISNIKTVSKKEARRIDVTSSFTSDKQYLTEVDIRGLYGDEAVEIVDKFVDDAILAGLHRVDIIHGHGTGALRKRIQAFLENDSRVKSHRFGERFEGGAGVTVVEIAQ; this comes from the coding sequence ATGAGTCAGTTTGACGCAGCAGCTGATAAATTAGATCTCCAAAAAATACTTCATCGAATCCAGTTTTACGCCTCTTCTGAACTCGGCAAAGAAGCCGCAGAATCCATTGAACCAATTTCTGACCTAGAATCTATCTCCCTTGAGCATAACAGAGTTTCAGAAATGAAACGTGTTCTGGAAGGCGAGGGAGCCTTTCCCGTAGACGGAATTAAGGATATTCGATTATCGCTTCAACAATCAACCATCGAGAACAATGTCCTTTCAACCAGAGAACTCTTAAACATTGCGTCAACACTTCAAGCCGGCAGAAACATCAAATCGTTTATCGAAAAGAGAAAAGTGTATTTGAGTCAGCTAAATCTCTTAACCTCTTCTATATCAATCTTTAAGGAAATTGAATTCAACATAAATCAAGCAATAGATAGTAACGCTGAAGTCAAAGATTCCGCGAGTAAAGAACTTCGATCTATTCGCCAATCCATTTCTGATAAGCAGAGTGCAATTCGGAAGGCTCTCGAAAAAATCTTACGCGCTACCGCCGAACAAGGTATGGTTAGGGATGAGATAGTCACAACGAGAGATGGCCGTATGGTTATTCCCATCAAAGCAGAGTTAAAAAATAAGTTTCCCGGTTTTATTCATAGTGCTTCTTCGTCTGGACAAACAGTTTTTATCGAACCTTCGGAAACGTTGACCTATAATAATGAGATTACGGAATTATTCTTTAAGGAAAAGAGAGAGGTAGAAAGGATACTTCGCGAATTGACGCGTCAAATATTTCAGGTTGTTTCTGAAATCAGAGAGACTATAAATATTTTAACACATATAGATTTGTGTTATGCAAAAGCTCGATACTCTATTGAAATCAAAGGAAATAAACCTTTTCTAAAAGAGAATGGTTCACTGGTAATTATTCAAGGATATCATCCCATTCTTCTCCTTCGTCATGAACGAAACAGTATCATCCCGTTGGGAATAGAAGTTGGCAACTCGTTTACAACACTTTTGATAACAGGCCCAAATGCCGGCGGGAAAACCGTTGCATTAAAAGCCCTTGGCATACTTTCTTTAATGGTCCAATCGGGTATTCATGTTCCGGTCTCGCCCGATTCTGAATTTCCGATCTTCAAGAAAATTTTTGTGCTCATGGGAGATAATCAATCAATAGAAAATGATTTAAGCACATATAGCTCTCAAGTATTGCAGATCAAAAAGATCACAGAGCAAGCAGACGATACATCATTAGTTCTTATTGACGAGATCGGTTCCAATACAGATCCGACAGAAGGGGGAGCTATTGCAGCCGCAGTCATAGAACATTTAACTTCAGCAGGTGCATTAACGGTTGCAACCTCTCACCAAGCATCCTTAAAAGCGTTTGTTCATAATGCACAAGGGATGGAAAATGGGGCAATGGAATTTGACCAAGAAACGTTGATCCCAACGTATCGATTTAAGGTTGGGTTGCCAGGAAGTAGTTATGCTCTTGAAATTGCAGAACGTTTAGGTGTAAGTGAAGCGATCATTTCCAATGCTAAAAGTATGCTTGGGGAACAAAAAGCTAAGTTAGAACAATTGATATTAGAGTTAGAGAATCGTTCACAATTGTTAGAGCAAAAACTTTCAACTGCTGACACTGATAGTAAGAAATACAAAGAGTTATCACTATCCTATGAAAGTAAATTACTTGATTTAAATAAGGAAGTCAGAGAAGTAAAACGCAAAGCTGTAGAAGAAGCAAAATTGATCATTGATCGCGCATCGTCGACTGTGGAAAATACTGTTCGTGAAATTAAGACTCAACAAGCTGACCGTGAAGCAATTCGAAAGGGAAAAAATCAAATAGCGGAGTTGGAAAAAGAAATTGAAGTATTGGAAAAAGAAATAACCAATACAATTTCTGCTGATTCAGATGTACATTTGGATATAAAGTTGAATGACTTAGTTGTTTTGAGGTCTGGAGGACAAACGGGGACAGTCTTGACATTGCCTGATAAAAATGGAAACCTTCAAGTTGCATTCAACTCAATTAAGGCAAAAGTTCACATATCGAATATCAAAACTGTTTCTAAAAAGGAGGCAAGAAGAATCGATGTAACTTCTTCTTTTACATCAGATAAACAATACTTGACTGAAGTAGATATTAGAGGGTTATATGGTGATGAAGCGGTAGAGATCGTGGATAAATTTGTTGACGATGCCATCCTTGCAGGTTTACACCGTGTCGATATTATTCATGGTCATGGAACGGGTGCATTACGAAAACGAATCCAAGCATTCTTGGAAAATGATTCAAGGGTAAAAAGCCATCGATTTGGCGAACGGTTTGAAGGTGGTGCAGGAGTGACGGTAGTAGAAATTGCTCAGTAA
- a CDS encoding acetyl-CoA carboxylase biotin carboxylase subunit, with the protein MKKIKKILIANRGEIAVRIHRSAKEMGIQTVAIYSDPDRTAPHVLLCDEAYPLHGITSAETYLQIEKILTIAKNAQVDAIHPGYGFLSEKEIFAKSVTNAGLIFIGPRSETIELLGSKTSARDLLVKKNIPIVPGTTKPIKNLEEAIDVATSIGFPVLIKASGGGGGKGMRRVDSADELANAIERAQNEASKAFSDDRVYIEKYIINPKHIEIQILADMHGNVIHLGERECSVQRRHQKVVEECPSTAVTPELRAAMGQTAVEIAKTVGYVNAGTMEFLLDADKHFYFLEVNTRIQVEHPITEMVYGIDIIKEQIRIAQGEKLSLTQDEVRINGHAIEVRIYAEEYDNNFLPSTGIITHYQPSEGLGVRNDSGIRAGSEITMFYDPMIAKLVAHGKTRSEAIEKMKRALREYKINGVKTTIPFCEMVLFHPEFVNGMYDINFVAKYYLAPDSVLDMKESIAITSAFVSQNSNFGKNIVESAGSEKHSQWKQQFRNE; encoded by the coding sequence ATGAAAAAAATTAAGAAAATATTGATTGCTAATCGCGGCGAGATTGCCGTACGAATTCACCGTTCGGCGAAGGAAATGGGCATTCAAACCGTAGCAATATATTCTGACCCAGATAGAACTGCTCCACATGTCTTGTTGTGCGACGAAGCATACCCGTTACATGGAATTACTTCAGCAGAAACATACCTTCAAATAGAAAAAATTCTGACAATAGCCAAAAATGCTCAGGTTGATGCCATTCATCCTGGATATGGATTTCTGTCTGAAAAGGAAATTTTTGCTAAATCTGTAACCAATGCGGGTCTTATTTTTATCGGTCCACGATCTGAGACTATAGAACTTTTAGGGAGCAAAACTTCCGCAAGAGATTTATTGGTAAAGAAAAATATTCCAATCGTTCCCGGAACTACCAAACCGATCAAGAATTTAGAAGAGGCAATTGATGTTGCAACTAGTATCGGTTTTCCTGTTTTGATTAAAGCATCCGGAGGTGGAGGAGGCAAAGGAATGCGACGTGTCGATTCTGCGGATGAACTCGCCAATGCCATTGAGCGCGCGCAGAATGAAGCTTCAAAAGCATTTTCTGACGATCGTGTTTACATTGAAAAATATATCATCAATCCAAAACACATTGAAATTCAAATCCTCGCTGATATGCATGGAAATGTCATTCATCTAGGTGAACGAGAGTGTTCAGTTCAACGACGACACCAAAAAGTTGTTGAAGAGTGTCCAAGCACTGCCGTAACCCCTGAATTACGTGCTGCAATGGGTCAAACAGCAGTTGAAATAGCTAAAACAGTTGGATATGTCAATGCAGGAACGATGGAGTTTCTGCTTGATGCTGACAAGCATTTCTATTTTCTTGAAGTAAATACTCGAATTCAAGTAGAACACCCGATTACAGAAATGGTGTATGGAATTGATATTATCAAAGAACAGATTCGCATTGCTCAAGGAGAAAAACTATCCTTGACTCAAGATGAAGTTCGCATCAATGGGCATGCGATTGAAGTTCGAATTTATGCCGAGGAATATGATAATAATTTCCTCCCATCCACCGGAATAATTACACATTATCAACCAAGTGAAGGATTAGGAGTGCGGAATGATTCCGGCATTCGAGCTGGTTCAGAAATTACAATGTTTTATGATCCGATGATAGCGAAATTAGTTGCTCACGGAAAGACACGTTCAGAGGCCATTGAAAAAATGAAAAGAGCTCTTCGGGAATATAAAATCAATGGTGTGAAGACGACAATTCCATTCTGTGAAATGGTACTTTTTCATCCAGAGTTTGTCAATGGAATGTATGATATTAATTTTGTAGCAAAATATTACTTAGCACCAGATAGCGTACTGGATATGAAGGAAAGTATTGCAATAACTTCTGCGTTCGTTTCGCAAAATAGTAATTTTGGAAAAAATATAGTAGAGTCGGCCGGCTCCGAAAAACATTCACAATGGAAACAGCAATTCCGTAATGAATAA
- a CDS encoding biotin/lipoyl-containing protein, which produces MNNTTINIAEYSFSYDETRGILVNTQGNVVPADVMKISEGEFSVLVDGKSYHLFLSRTKNSYTATVNNFIFEIQRETLRDKLTKQLQKEAQSTISTITLRAPMPGLITKLLKKEGSQVNLSEGILVIEAMKMENEIKSTKSGILKKIFVKEKQPVEKNDNLFTIE; this is translated from the coding sequence ATGAATAACACAACCATAAATATTGCAGAATACTCGTTTTCCTATGATGAAACTCGAGGGATTCTTGTAAATACTCAGGGTAATGTTGTTCCGGCAGATGTTATGAAAATCTCTGAAGGTGAATTCAGTGTTCTTGTAGATGGAAAATCATACCATCTTTTCCTTTCACGAACAAAGAATTCATATACGGCAACAGTGAATAATTTTATTTTTGAAATCCAACGTGAAACATTGAGAGATAAGCTCACAAAACAACTACAGAAAGAGGCGCAATCTACTATCAGCACTATTACTCTTCGAGCACCAATGCCTGGTTTGATCACAAAACTGCTGAAAAAAGAAGGATCGCAGGTTAATTTAAGTGAGGGAATTCTTGTGATTGAAGCGATGAAAATGGAGAATGAAATTAAATCCACCAAATCAGGGATTTTAAAAAAAATCTTTGTTAAAGAAAAACAACCTGTAGAAAAAAACGATAATTTATTTACGATAGAATAA
- the purL gene encoding phosphoribosylformylglycinamidine synthase subunit PurL codes for MKSIQEPIVTNELALQHGLTEEEYQKVLIILGRTPTYTELGIYSVMWSEHCSYKNSIAQLKTLPRSGKRLLVGAGEENAGLVDIGGGLAVAFKIESHNHPSAVEPYQGAATGVGGIMRDIFTMGARPIAGLNSLRFGDIDDKQTKHLLKGVVKGIGDYGNSFGVPTVAGEVFFDPCYQTNPLVNAMSVGIVEHGNVASAIAKGKGNVVMIVGSATGRDGIHGATFASEEISEASEAKRPSVQVGDPFTEKLLLEATLEVIHAGLVVGIQDMGAAGITCSSTEMSAKGNSGMDINLDLVPTRETKMTAYEIMLSESQERMLIVAKPENENAIIDIFKKWDLHCVTIGKVTDDGMVRIFQQGTLKAEVPAETCVLGGGAPVYIRETKEPEYLKQTRSFDFNSLSTPKDISESIYKLLLSPNIASKRWVYEQYDSMVRTNTVVLPGSDAAVVRIKKSEKLLAMKTDCNSRYVYLNPRKGAAIAVAESGRNVVCTGGKPIAITNCLNFGNPYKPEVYWQFKEAILGISDACNALETPVTGGNVSFYNESAQAAVFPTPTIGMLGVIENESHVTTSYFKKSGDAIYLLGTNRGDLSGSEYLVLEHGLTVGDAPYFDLAFEVKLQECALKLIQEGLVASAHDISDGGLIVSLIESAIVGKQKFGFDLNLPLQGLSLHNILFGEEQSRIIISADASQEAKIKSICAQHTVPVLKIGIVTSKNIANVNDTVSIDMKKADDLYFNVLHKKVSGN; via the coding sequence ATGAAATCAATTCAAGAACCGATTGTTACTAATGAACTTGCGCTTCAACATGGACTTACGGAAGAGGAATATCAGAAAGTATTAATCATCCTTGGTCGAACACCGACATATACTGAACTAGGAATTTATTCTGTAATGTGGAGCGAACATTGCAGCTATAAAAACTCTATCGCTCAACTCAAGACACTCCCGCGTTCCGGAAAACGCCTGCTTGTAGGTGCCGGTGAGGAAAATGCCGGCCTGGTTGATATTGGCGGGGGACTGGCTGTCGCATTCAAAATTGAAAGTCATAATCATCCTTCAGCAGTCGAACCGTATCAAGGAGCCGCCACCGGTGTCGGTGGAATCATGCGTGATATATTTACGATGGGTGCCCGTCCAATCGCAGGATTAAACTCTCTGCGTTTTGGTGATATCGATGATAAGCAAACAAAACATTTACTGAAAGGCGTAGTGAAAGGCATTGGGGATTACGGAAATAGTTTTGGAGTTCCGACTGTAGCCGGTGAAGTATTTTTCGATCCGTGCTATCAAACCAATCCTCTTGTGAATGCCATGTCAGTCGGAATTGTTGAACACGGAAACGTAGCGTCGGCGATTGCAAAAGGAAAAGGGAATGTGGTGATGATCGTCGGCTCTGCAACGGGAAGGGACGGCATTCATGGTGCTACATTCGCATCGGAAGAGATTTCAGAAGCATCCGAAGCAAAACGTCCTTCGGTACAAGTAGGTGATCCATTTACAGAAAAACTTTTGCTTGAAGCAACGTTAGAAGTAATACATGCAGGACTTGTCGTTGGAATTCAGGATATGGGCGCCGCAGGTATCACTTGTTCGTCCACCGAAATGAGCGCCAAAGGAAACAGCGGCATGGATATTAATTTGGATCTCGTTCCGACTCGCGAAACAAAGATGACGGCATATGAAATTATGCTTTCGGAATCTCAAGAACGGATGCTGATTGTTGCTAAACCGGAAAATGAAAATGCAATCATCGATATTTTTAAAAAATGGGATCTGCATTGTGTGACCATTGGAAAAGTTACGGACGACGGTATGGTTCGTATTTTCCAACAAGGGACATTGAAAGCTGAAGTTCCTGCTGAGACGTGCGTGCTTGGTGGTGGTGCTCCGGTATATATTCGAGAGACAAAGGAACCGGAGTATCTTAAACAAACTCGTTCGTTCGATTTCAATTCATTATCAACACCAAAAGATATTTCGGAATCTATCTATAAACTTTTACTGTCTCCAAATATTGCCAGTAAGCGTTGGGTGTATGAACAGTACGATTCAATGGTTCGGACGAATACCGTTGTGCTTCCGGGATCAGATGCTGCTGTTGTCCGAATAAAAAAATCGGAAAAACTTCTTGCAATGAAAACAGATTGCAATAGTCGTTATGTATATTTAAATCCGCGTAAAGGTGCAGCGATCGCTGTCGCAGAATCCGGACGAAATGTTGTTTGTACGGGAGGAAAACCGATAGCGATAACGAATTGTTTAAATTTCGGTAATCCATACAAACCTGAAGTGTATTGGCAATTCAAAGAAGCGATCCTTGGAATCAGCGATGCATGTAACGCGTTGGAAACTCCTGTCACCGGCGGCAACGTAAGCTTTTATAATGAAAGTGCTCAGGCAGCAGTATTTCCGACACCGACCATTGGGATGCTTGGAGTTATTGAAAACGAATCGCACGTTACAACATCATACTTTAAAAAATCTGGCGACGCGATCTATCTGCTTGGTACTAATCGCGGAGATCTTTCTGGCAGTGAGTATCTAGTGCTGGAACATGGATTGACCGTCGGCGATGCTCCATATTTTGATCTGGCATTTGAAGTGAAACTGCAGGAATGTGCTCTAAAGCTTATTCAGGAAGGATTAGTTGCATCGGCACACGATATTTCGGACGGAGGATTGATTGTATCTCTCATCGAAAGTGCGATCGTTGGAAAACAGAAATTTGGATTTGATCTCAATCTTCCGTTGCAAGGTCTTTCACTTCATAATATTCTTTTTGGTGAAGAGCAATCCCGAATTATTATTTCTGCCGATGCATCTCAAGAAGCCAAAATCAAATCAATCTGCGCACAACATACTGTTCCCGTATTAAAGATTGGCATCGTAACTTCAAAGAACATTGCAAATGTTAATGACACAGTCAGTATTGATATGAAAAAGGCAGATGATCTGTATTTTAACGTTCTTCATAAAAAAGTCAGTGGTAATTAA